The following proteins come from a genomic window of Halorussus halophilus:
- a CDS encoding cobalamin B12-binding domain-containing protein → MSADSQQQSIRCLVAKVGLDGHDRGAHVIARAFRDAGFEVVYSGLHNAPDEIVQAAVQEDVNVLGISILSGAHNTLVPKIIDGLKEYDAFEDTLVLVGGVVPDDDKEELKEMGVAEVFGPGTPMEETIEFVRENAPER, encoded by the coding sequence ATGAGCGCAGATTCACAGCAGCAGTCGATTCGCTGTCTCGTCGCCAAGGTCGGACTCGACGGCCACGACCGAGGTGCCCACGTCATCGCACGGGCGTTCCGCGACGCAGGGTTCGAAGTCGTCTACTCTGGGCTTCACAACGCGCCGGACGAAATCGTCCAAGCCGCCGTCCAAGAGGACGTGAACGTGCTCGGCATCTCTATCCTCTCCGGTGCCCACAATACGCTGGTTCCGAAGATCATCGACGGTCTCAAAGAGTACGACGCGTTCGAGGACACGCTCGTCCTCGTCGGCGGCGTCGTCCCCGACGACGACAAGGAGGAACTCAAGGAGATGGGCGTCGCCGAGGTGTTCGGGCCCGGCACGCCGATGGAAGAGACCATCGAGTTCGTCCGCGAGAACGCTCCCGAGCGATGA
- a CDS encoding 50S ribosomal protein L18e — translation MSKTNPRLNSLIADLKSESRSSDADVWSTVADRLEKPRSTYAEVNLGRIERYAEEDETVVVPGKVLGSGILQKNVTVAAVDFSSTAETKIEQADGEVLDLEQILEENPEGSNVRVIR, via the coding sequence ATGAGCAAGACGAATCCGAGGCTCAACAGTCTCATCGCTGACTTGAAGTCGGAGTCCCGCAGTTCGGACGCCGACGTTTGGAGTACTGTCGCGGACCGCCTCGAAAAGCCTCGCAGCACGTACGCGGAGGTCAACCTCGGTCGCATCGAGCGATACGCAGAGGAAGACGAGACCGTCGTCGTGCCCGGCAAGGTACTCGGGAGCGGAATCCTGCAAAAGAACGTTACCGTCGCCGCAGTCGATTTCTCTTCGACCGCGGAGACGAAGATCGAACAAGCGGACGGCGAAGTCCTCGACCTCGAACAGATTCTCGAAGAGAATCCCGAGGGGTCCAACGTGAGGGTGATTCGATGA
- a CDS encoding 30S ribosomal protein S4, whose product MALGENTKAYETPNHPFQGERISEEASLLDRYGLKNKEELWRAQSELRDYRREARNILAQRAQGDAEETEAEGEEFVSRLKRIGVLNDGDSLDDVLLLDVTDVLERRLQTVAYRNGIGNTPQQARQFVTHGHVTVDGRRVQAPSAKIDVAEQDTVQFAENSPLADELHPERAEGNE is encoded by the coding sequence ATGGCACTTGGTGAAAACACGAAGGCATACGAGACGCCGAATCACCCGTTCCAGGGCGAGCGTATCTCCGAGGAAGCCAGCCTCCTTGACCGCTACGGTCTGAAGAACAAAGAGGAACTCTGGCGCGCCCAGAGTGAGCTTCGTGACTACCGTCGTGAAGCCCGAAACATCCTCGCACAGCGAGCACAAGGCGACGCCGAGGAAACCGAAGCAGAGGGCGAGGAGTTCGTTTCCCGTCTGAAGCGCATCGGCGTCCTCAACGACGGCGACAGTCTCGACGACGTGCTGCTGCTCGACGTGACCGACGTGCTGGAGCGTCGTCTCCAGACGGTCGCGTACCGCAACGGCATCGGCAACACGCCACAGCAGGCTCGACAGTTCGTCACGCACGGACACGTCACGGTCGATGGTCGCCGCGTGCAGGCACCGTCTGCCAAAATCGACGTCGCCGAGCAGGACACCGTCCAGTTCGCCGAGAACAGTCCACTCGCGGACGAACTACATCCGGAACGCGCGGAGGGTAACGAATGA
- a CDS encoding 30S ribosomal protein S9 codes for MVTNTSGKKKTAIARATVSEGEGRVRINSQPVELVEPEVSRLKMLEPFRIAGDDRRDAVDVDVSVEGGGISGQADAVRTAIARGLVQHTNDAELRDSFIEFDRSLLVNDSRRSEPKKWGGPGARARYQKSYR; via the coding sequence ATGGTAACGAACACCAGCGGTAAGAAGAAGACGGCCATCGCCCGCGCGACCGTGTCCGAGGGCGAGGGTCGCGTACGAATCAACTCCCAACCAGTCGAACTCGTCGAACCGGAAGTCTCACGTCTGAAGATGCTTGAACCGTTCCGCATCGCTGGCGACGACCGCCGCGACGCGGTGGACGTGGACGTTTCGGTCGAAGGTGGCGGCATCAGCGGACAGGCAGACGCCGTCCGAACCGCCATCGCACGAGGACTCGTCCAGCACACGAACGACGCCGAACTCCGTGACTCGTTCATCGAGTTCGACCGTTCGCTGCTGGTCAACGACTCGCGGCGTTCCGAACCCAAGAAGTGGGGCGGCCCCGGTGCTCGCGCCCGCTACCAGAAGTCTTACCGGTGA
- a CDS encoding DUF7520 family protein, whose amino-acid sequence MKRLILGVSQPPTVTETLRGRSLVVGLYALIVAFAGTAGALFGAFGPEDMTTVKLLGVVELQPTALNLAVYGMVTIGLGLGVLLGLVVYVSRNLDSEEVGNRENS is encoded by the coding sequence ATGAAAAGGCTAATCCTTGGCGTCTCCCAACCACCGACTGTGACGGAAACGCTTCGCGGGCGGTCGCTCGTCGTCGGCCTCTACGCGCTCATCGTCGCGTTCGCGGGGACGGCTGGCGCACTGTTCGGCGCGTTCGGTCCCGAGGACATGACGACCGTGAAACTGCTCGGCGTCGTCGAGCTTCAGCCGACCGCACTCAACTTGGCCGTCTACGGGATGGTGACCATCGGTCTCGGACTCGGCGTCCTACTCGGACTCGTCGTCTACGTCTCTCGAAACCTCGATTCCGAGGAAGTGGGAAACAGGGAGAACAGCTAA
- a CDS encoding DNA-directed RNA polymerase subunit K: protein MAQKRYSRYEKARILGARALQISYGAPVLVETDQSEPILIAAEEYDAEVLPFTVRRGEQ from the coding sequence ATGGCTCAGAAACGCTACTCACGGTACGAGAAGGCACGCATTCTGGGGGCACGCGCGCTCCAGATTTCGTACGGAGCGCCCGTGCTGGTCGAGACCGACCAGTCCGAACCCATCCTCATCGCGGCCGAGGAGTACGACGCAGAAGTGCTCCCGTTCACGGTGCGTCGAGGTGAGCAATGA
- a CDS encoding 30S ribosomal protein S11, which produces MSDNNEEIWGIAHVHASFNNTIITVTDQTGAETIAKSSGGTVVKQNRDESSPYAAMQMAETVAEEVKAAGVEGVHVRVRGPGGNLQQNPGPGAQATIRALARAGLEIGRIEDVTPIPHDGTRAPKGKSGF; this is translated from the coding sequence ATGAGCGACAACAACGAAGAAATCTGGGGCATCGCCCACGTTCACGCATCGTTCAACAACACCATCATCACGGTCACCGACCAGACCGGTGCCGAGACCATCGCGAAGTCTAGCGGTGGGACCGTCGTCAAGCAGAACCGCGACGAGTCCTCGCCGTACGCGGCCATGCAGATGGCCGAGACGGTCGCGGAAGAGGTCAAGGCCGCTGGCGTCGAGGGCGTCCACGTTCGCGTGCGAGGTCCCGGCGGCAATCTCCAGCAGAACCCCGGTCCGGGTGCGCAGGCGACGATTCGCGCACTCGCTCGCGCCGGACTCGAAATCGGCCGCATCGAAGACGTGACCCCCATCCCGCACGACGGCACTCGCGCGCCCAAGGGCAAGAGCGGATTCTAA
- a CDS encoding 50S ribosomal protein L13, protein MSLAEFEVDVVVDARDCILGRVASNVAQRAMDGERIAVVNAEDAIITGDEDDVFEKFETRANLGSDSGPYYPKRPDGIFKRSIRGMVPYKETDGREAFENVRVYVGNPYDEDGEVLDGTSLDRLSNIRFVQLGEVSEKLGANVTW, encoded by the coding sequence ATGAGTCTCGCAGAATTCGAAGTAGACGTAGTCGTGGACGCCCGTGACTGTATCCTCGGTCGCGTGGCCAGCAACGTCGCACAGCGCGCGATGGACGGCGAACGTATCGCAGTCGTCAACGCCGAAGATGCCATCATCACCGGCGACGAGGACGACGTGTTCGAGAAGTTCGAGACGCGAGCCAACCTCGGCTCCGACAGCGGACCGTACTATCCGAAACGCCCGGACGGCATCTTCAAGCGATCCATCCGTGGCATGGTCCCCTACAAGGAGACCGACGGCCGCGAGGCGTTCGAGAACGTCCGCGTCTACGTCGGCAACCCGTACGACGAGGACGGCGAAGTCCTCGACGGGACGTCGCTGGACCGACTTTCGAACATCCGCTTCGTCCAACTGGGCGAAGTGAGCGAAAAACTGGGTGCTAACGTCACATGGTAA
- a CDS encoding DNA-directed RNA polymerase subunit N: protein MMVPVRCFTCGNVVGEYWEEFKARAETKEGDEDPEKVLDELGVERQCCRRMLVSHKDLVDIVSPYQ from the coding sequence ATGATGGTACCCGTCCGCTGTTTCACGTGCGGTAACGTCGTCGGGGAGTACTGGGAAGAGTTCAAGGCACGTGCCGAGACGAAGGAGGGCGACGAGGACCCGGAGAAGGTCCTCGACGAACTCGGCGTCGAACGGCAGTGCTGTCGCCGGATGCTCGTCTCGCACAAAGACCTCGTCGACATCGTCTCCCCATACCAGTAA
- a CDS encoding DNA-directed RNA polymerase subunit D produces the protein MTEQFDVEFIERGDRESRFLVQGVTPAFANGIRRAIIADVPTLSVDTIRVVENSSVMFDEQIGLRLGLVPLTTPLDEFEEGDTVTLSLDVEGPGTAYSGDLVSSDEMVQPADDNVPIIDLKDDQRIELEADAVLSNGKDHAKHQGGVAVSYRHLQQVEVVGDRDEYDEEETEILRGVIEDDGELVPTEEFDHDLTNRFPDKELEVHDVSNAFVFHVETDGSLSVDELVTEAVDSLGDRAFELEEAVQL, from the coding sequence ATGACCGAACAGTTCGACGTCGAGTTCATCGAACGCGGGGACCGAGAGTCTCGGTTCCTCGTGCAGGGCGTAACCCCGGCGTTCGCCAACGGCATCCGCCGAGCCATCATCGCCGACGTACCGACGCTCTCGGTCGACACCATTCGTGTCGTCGAGAATTCGTCGGTCATGTTCGACGAGCAGATCGGCCTGCGACTCGGCCTGGTGCCGTTGACGACCCCACTCGACGAGTTCGAGGAGGGCGACACGGTGACGCTCAGCCTCGACGTGGAGGGACCGGGAACGGCCTACTCGGGCGACCTCGTCAGTTCCGACGAGATGGTCCAGCCGGCCGACGACAACGTCCCCATCATCGACTTGAAGGACGACCAGCGCATCGAGTTGGAAGCTGACGCCGTTCTCTCGAACGGCAAAGACCACGCCAAACACCAGGGCGGCGTGGCCGTCAGTTACCGACACCTCCAGCAGGTGGAGGTCGTCGGGGACCGCGACGAGTACGACGAGGAGGAGACCGAAATCCTCCGCGGCGTCATCGAGGACGACGGCGAACTCGTCCCCACGGAGGAGTTCGACCACGACCTCACCAACCGCTTCCCCGACAAGGAACTGGAAGTCCACGACGTTTCGAACGCGTTCGTGTTCCACGTCGAAACCGACGGCTCGCTGTCGGTAGACGAACTGGTCACGGAAGCGGTCGATTCGCTCGGTGACCGCGCCTTCGAACTCGAAGAAGCAGTACAGCTATAG
- the meaB gene encoding methylmalonyl Co-A mutase-associated GTPase MeaB: MNADGAHADLVEELLAGKHRALARVITKIENRAPGYRELVSQLHQHTGDAEVIGITGSPGAGKSTLVDKMANRYRERGETVGVIAVDPSSPFTGGAVLGDRIRMASNVGDMDVFFRSMSARGHLGGLSTATTDAVKALDAFGKDKIIIETVGAGQNEIDIVKTADTVAVLVPPGSGDNVQMLKAGILEIGDVFAVNKADLDGADQTVQELREMIHMRGTAGSGMASSGHHGNAGGSDRMKGGAGDEGDGEDGEDEYDWEPQVVETIAKEGEGVEEFLGVLADHYEYLEESGLLETRAQTRYAEEIRTLLRNDVSALMEDEIEAQGGIEKMADRVLERETDPYSVADDVLKPLRDCLEEQ; this comes from the coding sequence ATGAACGCCGACGGCGCACACGCTGACTTGGTCGAAGAGTTACTGGCGGGCAAGCACCGCGCACTGGCGCGGGTCATCACTAAAATCGAGAACCGCGCGCCGGGCTATCGAGAACTGGTCTCGCAACTCCACCAGCACACGGGCGACGCAGAGGTCATCGGCATCACTGGCAGTCCCGGTGCCGGAAAATCGACCTTGGTGGACAAGATGGCGAATCGCTACCGCGAGCGCGGCGAGACGGTGGGTGTCATCGCGGTAGACCCCTCCTCGCCGTTTACCGGTGGTGCAGTGCTGGGCGACCGCATCCGCATGGCGAGCAACGTTGGCGACATGGACGTGTTCTTCCGGTCGATGAGCGCGCGTGGCCACCTCGGCGGTCTCTCGACGGCGACGACCGACGCGGTGAAAGCCCTCGACGCCTTCGGCAAGGACAAAATCATCATCGAGACCGTGGGCGCTGGCCAGAACGAGATAGACATCGTGAAGACCGCCGACACGGTCGCAGTGCTGGTTCCGCCGGGGAGCGGTGACAACGTCCAGATGCTCAAGGCGGGCATCCTCGAAATCGGCGACGTGTTCGCGGTGAACAAAGCCGACCTGGACGGCGCAGACCAGACCGTCCAAGAACTCCGCGAGATGATTCACATGCGCGGGACCGCAGGAAGCGGGATGGCGAGTTCAGGTCATCACGGCAACGCAGGTGGCAGTGACCGGATGAAAGGTGGAGCCGGTGACGAGGGCGACGGCGAGGACGGCGAAGACGAATACGACTGGGAACCGCAGGTCGTGGAGACGATTGCGAAGGAGGGCGAAGGCGTCGAAGAATTCCTCGGAGTGCTCGCAGACCACTACGAATATCTGGAGGAGTCTGGACTGTTGGAGACTCGCGCCCAGACGCGCTATGCCGAGGAGATTCGGACGCTCCTGCGCAACGACGTGAGCGCACTGATGGAAGACGAAATCGAAGCGCAGGGCGGCATCGAGAAGATGGCCGACCGCGTATTGGAGCGGGAAACTGACCCCTACTCTGTCGCAGACGATGTGCTGAAACCGCTTCGGGACTGTCTGGAAGAACAGTAA
- the eno gene encoding phosphopyruvate hydratase — protein MTLVEAVRLRQVLDSRGNRTVEADVLTESGGFGRAAAPSGASTGEYEAIELDPDEAIASAREHAVPRLEGQVFVGDQRDVDRALRAADGTDDFSEIGANSAVAISMAASKAAADVLGAPLYQHLGGAFRGDSFPTPLGNVIGGGEHAADATAIQEFLAAPIGAPSVQEAVFANAAVHQKVHNLLDERGVAAGKGDEGAWAPSIDDAEAFELMEEATDAVSDEFGFEIRFGLDMAGAELFEDGEYVYQDTTRDTDEQVEYVADLVDEYDLVYVEDPLDEDDYAGFADLTEKVGEKTLICGDDLFVTNVERLQTGIDDGAANSILVKPNQIGTLSDAFDAVELAVENGYEPVISHRSGETEDTTIAHLAVATDAPYIKTGAVGGERTAKLNELIRIEQNVSRL, from the coding sequence ATGACGCTGGTCGAAGCCGTTCGACTCCGGCAGGTACTCGACTCGCGCGGTAACCGGACCGTCGAGGCCGACGTACTCACCGAGAGCGGCGGCTTCGGTCGTGCGGCCGCACCGAGCGGTGCTTCGACCGGCGAGTACGAAGCCATCGAACTCGACCCCGACGAGGCAATCGCTAGCGCTCGCGAACACGCAGTCCCCCGACTTGAGGGGCAGGTGTTCGTCGGCGACCAGCGAGACGTGGACCGCGCGCTTCGCGCGGCCGACGGTACGGACGACTTCTCGGAAATCGGCGCAAACAGCGCCGTCGCCATCAGCATGGCCGCATCGAAGGCCGCTGCGGACGTTCTGGGCGCACCCCTCTATCAGCACCTCGGCGGTGCGTTCCGAGGGGACTCGTTCCCGACGCCGCTGGGCAACGTCATCGGTGGCGGCGAACACGCCGCCGACGCCACGGCGATTCAGGAGTTCCTCGCCGCGCCTATCGGCGCGCCGAGCGTCCAAGAAGCGGTCTTTGCCAACGCCGCGGTCCACCAGAAGGTCCACAACCTGCTGGACGAGCGCGGAGTCGCCGCAGGCAAAGGCGACGAGGGCGCGTGGGCACCATCCATCGACGACGCGGAAGCGTTCGAACTGATGGAGGAAGCCACCGACGCCGTCTCCGACGAGTTCGGCTTCGAGATTCGGTTCGGCCTCGACATGGCCGGTGCCGAGTTGTTCGAGGACGGCGAGTACGTCTATCAGGACACGACCCGCGACACCGACGAGCAAGTCGAGTACGTCGCGGACCTCGTGGACGAGTACGACCTCGTCTACGTCGAGGACCCGCTGGACGAAGACGACTACGCTGGCTTCGCCGACCTCACGGAGAAGGTCGGCGAGAAGACCTTGATTTGCGGTGACGACCTGTTCGTCACCAACGTCGAGCGACTCCAGACGGGCATCGACGACGGTGCCGCAAACAGCATCCTCGTCAAACCCAACCAGATAGGCACGCTCTCAGACGCCTTCGACGCCGTCGAACTGGCCGTCGAGAACGGCTACGAGCCGGTTATCTCCCACCGCAGTGGAGAGACCGAGGACACGACCATCGCACACCTCGCCGTCGCCACCGACGCGCCCTACATCAAGACGGGCGCGGTCGGCGGTGAGCGAACCGCCAAACTAAACGAGCTCATCCGAATCGAGCAGAACGTATCCCGACTATGA
- the moaA gene encoding GTP 3',8-cyclase MoaA gives MLEDDFGREVTGVRVSLTDRCNFDCVYCHNEGLGDTRGPMDPQDDEMTADEVVRFLEVAREFGVEKVKFTGGEPMLRGDLEEIIRRTPDEMEVSLTTNGTFLPGRAEELVEAGLSRVNVSQDALDPKAFAEVTKTGAYDKVIEGVEAALDAGLDPVKLNMVVFEKTAGYVPQMVDHVAENDGLQLQLIEYMPELTGKPEWAIDIERVHDWLEEQADRIERREMHGRRRYWISETQTSEASEGLEAERHGHGADDTSESGMVEIVDPVENESFCANCHRVRVTHEGYLKGCLNRNDDLRSMGEMTKDEIRETFRETVANRVPYYGEYMIRGDDGEWEINDKYIEA, from the coding sequence ATGCTGGAGGACGATTTCGGGCGCGAAGTCACCGGCGTTCGGGTCTCGCTCACCGACCGGTGTAACTTCGACTGCGTCTACTGCCACAACGAGGGGTTGGGGGACACGCGGGGACCGATGGACCCGCAGGACGATGAGATGACTGCCGACGAAGTCGTCCGCTTCTTGGAAGTCGCCCGCGAGTTCGGCGTCGAGAAGGTGAAATTCACCGGAGGTGAGCCGATGCTTCGGGGCGACTTGGAGGAGATTATTCGCCGGACGCCCGACGAGATGGAGGTCTCGTTGACGACGAATGGGACGTTCTTGCCGGGAAGAGCCGAGGAGTTGGTCGAGGCGGGCCTATCACGGGTGAACGTCTCCCAAGACGCACTCGACCCGAAGGCGTTCGCCGAGGTGACGAAGACGGGCGCGTACGACAAGGTGATAGAGGGCGTCGAAGCCGCTTTGGACGCTGGACTCGACCCCGTGAAGCTGAACATGGTCGTCTTCGAGAAGACGGCGGGCTACGTCCCACAGATGGTCGACCACGTCGCGGAAAACGACGGGCTTCAACTCCAACTCATCGAGTACATGCCCGAACTAACCGGCAAGCCCGAGTGGGCCATCGACATCGAGCGCGTCCACGACTGGCTCGAAGAGCAAGCCGACCGCATCGAGCGACGCGAGATGCACGGTCGGCGTCGATATTGGATTAGCGAGACGCAAACGAGCGAAGCGAGTGAGGGCCTCGAAGCGGAACGGCATGGCCATGGAGCGGATGACACCTCGGAGAGTGGCATGGTCGAAATCGTAGATCCGGTCGAGAACGAAAGCTTCTGTGCGAACTGCCATCGCGTGCGCGTCACGCACGAGGGATACCTCAAGGGCTGTCTGAACCGTAACGACGACCTCCGCTCGATGGGCGAAATGACGAAAGACGAGATTCGCGAAACGTTCCGCGAGACGGTCGCAAACCGGGTTCCGTACTACGGCGAGTACATGATTCGCGGCGACGACGGCGAGTGGGAAATCAACGACAAGTACATCGAAGCCTGA
- the rpsB gene encoding 30S ribosomal protein S2, producing MSDNESEQVEEEGLDAAESEIDPEPDAGEAGAEPSVDPDEDVADEADDTATEDEGPNLDEDVMENQEEADLLIPVEDYLGAGVHIGTQQKTQDMERFIHRVRTDGLYVLDVSKTDERIRTAADFLANYSPEQILVTSSRQYGRFPAEKFADAVGARARTGRFIPGTLTNPKYEGYIEPDVLVVTDPIGDAQAVKEAITVGIPVIAMCDSNNSTSNVDLVVPTNNKGRKALSVVYWLLANETLDRRGAEPAYSLDDFESGL from the coding sequence ATGAGCGACAACGAAAGCGAACAGGTAGAAGAGGAAGGCCTCGACGCCGCCGAATCGGAGATCGACCCCGAGCCGGACGCAGGCGAGGCTGGCGCGGAACCGTCGGTCGATCCCGACGAGGACGTGGCAGACGAGGCTGACGACACAGCAACCGAAGACGAGGGACCGAACCTCGACGAAGACGTGATGGAGAACCAGGAGGAGGCCGACCTCCTCATTCCCGTCGAGGACTACCTCGGCGCTGGTGTCCACATCGGTACCCAGCAGAAGACCCAGGACATGGAGCGGTTCATCCACCGCGTCCGCACCGACGGTCTGTACGTCCTCGACGTTTCGAAGACCGACGAGCGAATCCGCACCGCCGCGGACTTCCTCGCCAACTACAGTCCCGAGCAGATTCTGGTCACGTCTTCGCGCCAGTACGGTCGGTTCCCGGCCGAGAAGTTCGCCGACGCCGTGGGCGCACGCGCCCGCACCGGCCGCTTCATCCCTGGCACGCTGACCAACCCCAAGTACGAAGGCTACATCGAGCCGGACGTGCTGGTCGTCACCGACCCCATCGGTGACGCACAGGCAGTGAAGGAAGCCATCACGGTGGGCATCCCGGTCATCGCGATGTGTGACTCCAACAACTCCACGAGCAACGTGGACCTCGTCGTCCCGACGAACAACAAGGGTCGAAAAGCGCTGTCGGTCGTCTACTGGCTGCTGGCCAACGAGACGCTCGACCGCCGCGGTGCGGAACCGGCCTACTCGCTCGACGACTTCGAGAGCGGGCTGTAA
- a CDS encoding bacterio-opsin activator domain-containing protein, with translation MAVRKRVSTTEAFVEVEFALSNPEYPFVGASALEACRMSLEEIIPRGEDGYAEFFNVEDANPESILEAADEHGSVDAELLHEGDERLTFEFVVGDNCPAVFLGEQGALCRTIESENGEGRIVAEIPPHTDADAIVEQFLDEHPEAELVSKTEQQYRTQLFSHRDHEEVVSDELNDAEQDVLDAADSSGYYEWPQEATEAEVAEQVELSPTETREHIESAEQKLVSETPERLDGSDEETLELV, from the coding sequence GTGGCTGTACGGAAACGCGTTTCCACGACCGAGGCGTTCGTCGAGGTCGAGTTCGCGCTTTCGAACCCGGAGTATCCGTTCGTGGGGGCGTCTGCGCTCGAAGCGTGTCGGATGTCGCTCGAAGAGATTATCCCGCGCGGCGAAGACGGTTACGCAGAGTTCTTCAACGTCGAGGACGCCAACCCCGAGAGCATCCTCGAAGCGGCGGACGAACACGGAAGCGTCGATGCCGAACTCCTCCACGAAGGCGACGAGAGGCTGACCTTCGAGTTCGTGGTCGGCGACAACTGTCCCGCCGTGTTTTTGGGAGAGCAGGGGGCGCTCTGTCGAACTATCGAGAGCGAGAACGGCGAAGGCCGCATCGTCGCCGAGATTCCTCCGCATACGGACGCCGACGCGATCGTCGAGCAGTTCCTCGACGAACACCCGGAAGCCGAACTCGTCTCGAAGACCGAACAGCAGTATCGGACGCAACTGTTCAGTCACCGAGACCACGAGGAAGTCGTCAGTGACGAACTGAACGACGCCGAACAGGACGTACTCGACGCGGCGGACTCCTCAGGCTACTACGAGTGGCCACAAGAGGCGACGGAAGCAGAAGTCGCCGAACAGGTAGAGTTGTCACCGACGGAGACGCGCGAGCACATCGAGTCCGCCGAGCAAAAGTTAGTCTCGGAGACGCCAGAACGACTGGACGGAAGCGACGAAGAGACGCTCGAACTGGTGTAA
- a CDS encoding 30S ribosomal protein S13: protein MSSEQPQEDDEDLRYFVRIGQTDLDGTKSVERSLSEMNGIGRRAARIVAEKAGVDRTATFGRLEDDEIDSVVEAVETFADEVPEWLTNHRNDYFSGESTHETGNDLNMSRRQDINRMKMIDSYKGVRHKRGQKVRGQRTRSTGRTEGTIGVNVEEIKEEQAAEAAAEEEDDE, encoded by the coding sequence ATGAGTTCGGAACAACCACAGGAGGACGACGAAGACCTTCGATACTTCGTCCGCATCGGGCAAACTGACCTCGATGGGACGAAGTCGGTCGAACGGTCCCTCTCCGAGATGAACGGGATCGGTCGCCGAGCGGCCCGCATCGTCGCCGAGAAGGCCGGTGTAGACCGCACGGCAACGTTCGGTCGGCTCGAAGACGACGAAATCGACTCGGTTGTCGAGGCCGTCGAAACCTTCGCCGACGAGGTCCCAGAATGGCTTACTAACCACCGCAACGACTACTTCTCCGGCGAGTCCACGCACGAGACCGGCAACGACCTGAACATGTCTCGTCGCCAGGACATCAACCGGATGAAGATGATCGACTCCTACAAGGGAGTCCGTCACAAGCGCGGTCAGAAGGTCCGCGGTCAGCGTACCCGTTCGACGGGTCGTACCGAGGGCACCATCGGCGTCAACGTCGAGGAAATCAAAGAAGAGCAGGCCGCAGAAGCGGCCGCGGAAGAGGAGGATGACGAATAA
- a CDS encoding universal stress protein produces MYHVVVAVDEDTERARRQAQAIENLPHAAEDVAVTLVHVFTDNPDGASATQIGAVRRAQERLEEAGIETKLEEQSGEPAASILQLAESTDADCICVGGRRRSPAGKAIFGSVSQSVILQADRPVLVTGGLEGVGE; encoded by the coding sequence ATGTACCACGTCGTCGTGGCCGTAGACGAGGATACAGAGCGCGCTCGAAGACAAGCACAAGCCATCGAGAACCTGCCACACGCCGCAGAGGACGTGGCGGTGACGTTGGTTCACGTGTTCACCGACAACCCCGACGGAGCCTCTGCGACCCAAATCGGCGCGGTCAGACGCGCACAGGAGCGACTGGAGGAGGCCGGAATCGAGACGAAACTCGAAGAGCAGAGCGGCGAACCGGCCGCGTCCATCCTCCAACTCGCAGAATCGACCGACGCCGACTGCATCTGCGTGGGTGGCCGTCGCCGCTCGCCCGCCGGAAAGGCCATCTTCGGGAGCGTCTCCCAGTCGGTCATCCTGCAGGCAGACCGCCCGGTACTCGTGACCGGCGGCTTAGAGGGCGTCGGCGAGTAG